A region of the Bombyx mori chromosome 22, ASM3026992v2 genome:
TGGCTCGCGAACGAGGCTTCGTTGAAAAATAAACAGTAATAAAAATTGTGAATGAAgcttttaaaatctttttagaTATTGGGAATCATTTTAATGGTCgatattagaataaaatataatgcgAGGTAAatatagaataaagtaattaaaaaaaaaaaggtttggtcGAACCTATTGCTGTACTAACATTTAAAGCCCTATTTAGATTTGAAGaggttaatttaatttacctaaaaaataaaacccgaaAAGTTGCATTTCGTCATTAAATTAATACCATATAAGCCTTATGAATTCTAgatattatatttgaaaattgttCTAGAAAAAACGTATTTCTCAATGACAAAATTCCTTAAAACATTTAGATTAATTCTGAAGCAAGCTATCCACGAATTATGTGAGCGAAAGAGAGACAGATATTGCCCTTCTGATGTTACATATTACTTTGTATTAGAACGGAAACgggaaagataaaaaaatatcaagttGAATTAGCTAAACAGAAAAACACATCGCTAAACAAACTGAAGTACAGATTCCTATATACCTTGCAAGTTTTGATAAAAAAGCCGCTTTATAAAGACAATACTTTTTAATGAGACGTACTTTTACGGCATTATCTCGCgtgttttattgtcattacattgtTTCACATAATATATCTTTCATATGACATATTATATTGACCagtaaaactgtaaagtataggAAACGGTAGCAATAATGTTTATCCTCCttcttgcgtcgtattcctcaatgGTGAGGGTCGTTGTCACCTTTTTGTACACTTTCTCTCGCATGATTTTTCCATCTGTTTTTCTCTCTGGTGGTAGAGAGTGCGTTGTGaaatgtggaatcaagagcgcggatctggtcggaccaacgtattggtccaataatagttataatgacaataaaatccCGCGATTTAACTGCAAAAGTAGGTTTCGTGATGTTTGCAATACGctaaaaccgaaaaaaataatatcgattgttaaattgaaaatacttGCTGTTCGTGTTGATTGATGGattgtaattacataatatattaatacgtgaagcaaaaacttcattcccgatcctgcggacagaatggaaagcagtcgacgtcgcccaaaacacgtcatctcggatcctcccgatccactaacggtgcttttaggtacttcaagcaccggtcaccgttctcgtcgaacccgtcgcttgcgacgaagggctcgacgagtaaattaactctcagacacagcccactgagtttcgcgccggatcttctcagtgggtcgcgtttccgatccggcggtagattctgcgaagcacggctcttgctagggttcgtgttagcatcgtcgtcagctttgagccccgtgagctcacctactagccacggttacgctaaaatagcctctttagcttaggtaggaaaaaacaaaaaaggaaaaactttgtacccctttttacgaaaattgtgtggaccgaggattatgaaatttaccacacttatagagaatatagagaaggagcgcagaatgctaatatttttattaattatgcataaaaaaatcattaaatcaataaaaaaaaacattacacacactaccatgtatttgaccacacacgcatgcatactatttgtttattgtcaaacttgtcttattgcagtctgtcagttataatctgtggtcaaattgagaatagattaaatattgttttgtctttattaaaatttgtctaaagtgtacgtagtcttggcaaaatccgtgattaaagaaatttattagTCTTTGTCAATAGAatgataataatgtacaaactaataatttcaattaattatagtcgaatttcgactaccggggactACTAGTTACAATAAAATGCCATTGTTGGATATCGATGTATGCTACTTAACTCTAATCCTGTATTCCGTATTTCCTTTACGAATCAACACACAATATCGGGTACTGGTTCACTTCTGTGGACCACGTCCGGGCGGTGCGCACGGCACGGCTGTGACGTAACGCGGTGTCGGGTTACAAGCGGGCACCGCGGCCGCTTTCCCTGCCGACCTTGCCTTTGACCCGCTTCCGACCGGCCTGGATCTCTGCAAAACGGACTCACCCTAAAAGGGGGTTGTTCCGTACCGTAAATATTTACCGATCTTAAATTTAGCagacaccaaaaaaaaaaaacaggataaATTACGATTAAAGAgtttacacaaaaagaaaagacAAAGAGAAAAATTCTAAAGATCAAGGAatctgtttaaaatttaattttttaaatattccttcCTTTTTCTTTCTATCGCTTCTAGTGCCGTAGTTAGATGATCGCGCTTACAGAAGCGCATTTCATGAACAACGCGTTGGTTTCACACGTTCCTGCGTGGGACTCTGACGTCGCGTACGCGTCACAGTGCTGTAATTAGACGGGCACATTGTACCCGTAATCAAATGTAACGTGGTCGATGAGCTTCAATGCGAGATTGTCGTTTGGATATACatcttattactggtggtaggaagtcttgtgagtccgcagaagtaggtaccaccatttctgccgtgaagcattaatgggTTCGAAgtgcggggtagccgttgtagcttagtttttttttatattttttttaaattgcttagttgattggacgagctcgcggctggtgttaagttgtcaccagagctcatagacatacaacgtaaatgccgcctcccaccttaagataagagttctaaggtctcagtagagttacaacccTTCcttgcaccacccttcaaaccgaaacgcatttctgtttcacggcagaaataggcagggtagtggtacctacccgtgcggactcacaagaggtcgtaccaccagtaattacgcaaataatatttttgcgggcttaatttttattacacgatgttattaaccgtggaagttaatcgtgaacatttgttaagtacgtatttcattagaaaacatACTGATAcggtagaactcatatctcaaggtgtgtttcattatgtctatgggcttcgctaaccactcaacaccaggtgggccgtgaactcgtccagccatcgacgcaataaaaaaaaccattttcaattattatttatgtgtgttaTGGTTTTGGAAGCATAGATCAGCACACATCGTTGCTATCgccaaatatataaataacccCCAATTATTAAAAGTACGCGGGCGCCAACTGTCGTAAATTAATGGTACTATGAAAAGAAGATCCCAAATTTCAcagtataaaagtaaatttaaatataaatatttatataaaatttttcaataaaactggATAAGACGCGCGAGGAAGTAGATTGCAGACAAAAACATTAACATTCCGTACAGAAATATTAGATTTGAAATAAACTAgatgacccggcgaactttctTCCGCCTTACTTatagaggcaataaatgagcgGATTTTCGATTTTATCatggtaaattttttatttggataattaatataaattaaaatagcaagtattttaatgatactttattggtcatgtatttgtttattattgttattgtattttcttgttcttcttcagtcctttcactcgcaatgtttcgaatcctagctgcattacggcttcgtcgggaaagatttgatcgtgcCGGTCGCGACATGACTTTCTTACtgattacctatctcggcacaataaatagaaattcgaaacaaacacatcaaccggtcaacttcaaaattctattataattaaccatagactacattacgtttagctgtcagctgcattttgttattccatatcagttgcgttttgttacatcacgttttatgtcaagtcccacgggaacgtgataaaaaatatcctatgtccttctcctggttctaagctacctccccaccaattttcagccaaatcagttcagccgttcttgagttataaatagtgtaactaacacgactttcttttatatatatagattaatatatttttgaaaatatttgttgTTCAAACAAACGGACTCTGGAATGGAATCTGGAACGGAATctgtaatttataaaattaattggtacattattattaaaatgaacttttttcatcttttaaattaaatagttataaGCACGTTATAGGCATTCTAAAATTTACCGTTATTTTACAGATATGAGGAGgtttataatttaagttttattttaattttattaaaatcaaatattcaTGGCTGATGCTATTTTAAACATAaccagtattaaaaaaaattcttaatatAACTTTTAcggataaattaatttaagataaaaaaaattcttatggCATTGAtcatggttaccggagccttaCTTTCGTAATCAGATGAGCAAACGGGCTAgtgataagtggttattggaactTATAGACATCAACGAGGACACCAGCagctttggtaggcagcggcttggctctgcccctggcattgctgaagtccatgggcgacggtaaccactcaccatcacgtgggccgtatgctagtttgcctgcaagggcaataaaaaaaaaaaaaaaaaacaccaccaCCCTGAGATTTGAGAtgcaaattcaataaaatcttaATATCTCTTCGACTAACACCAAGTCTTAAATCCGATTTCGTGTGTGGAATTTTCCGCCATACATATAATTGatttgaacaataataaataaggcGTCATCAGTTTTAATATAAGCCTATTCTAgctaaaaaaacaacattaaaacaattttccGCTGCTGTTTATGAAAATAgattgtttttcatttaaaaaaaaaaaaatcggaattgatactatttttttaaagcgaACCGTCGCGGCCATTGAGTTCTATTCGGTCTGGCATTATTTCAAAACAATCTGCGAATTTTATCCGGCGCGCGTTTTATGAgcgacatatattatattagtacatGTTAGTTACGTGTGCAACGGGTTTTTTAAAGGTCAATGACACGtgcataatttataaaaaaaaggcatgaattaaaattaaaatttattgccgCTTTTCTGCTAAATTATTCCttcactaaactaaactaagaaactagaaataaaaaagaaaaagagaagTTATCGTAGCCTAAACGATAAggaatcccgctggcaggtaACAAATTATCTAATGAACtacgtacttaacacatgtGCACGAAGGACTTGCGCCATGAAAGAATAACAACgattgttttttcctacctaaactgatagcctttagaggctatttcagcgtaaccttaactagtaggtgagctcacggggctcaaaacggaGTGACGCTAACActgaacctagcaagagcagtgcttctaccgccggatcggaaacgcgacccactgagaagatacggccagaaactcagtggaagTGTAacgaaaatcaaacccgcaaaattataattcgcgtaatcTTTAAAGCTGGAGTCTTAGACTTCTAGTGTGAACGTGGATAGCGGTGATCAcggtgtgatgtctatggactcaaaCCGTAATTGTTGCATCCCTTAAACTGGAACGCATAACTGTTAGGTTAGATAGacataggcaggatggtagtaccGACCCCTGCGGTCTCAAAAGATTCCATAATATCACTAAAACAAAACTCACGTAGGATGATTACACGCTGCCACCAATGAAGTCTTTCGTaaaattaactatttttaatacgcttttattagcttcagacgtatgtatgttagtattttagtttgtaacgaaatctttgaacatgattttgacccccttcaaaacgtcggattaactcgaaatttggtaaacttattaaggatcgatgacaaatccaacattaaaaaaaaattgaaaaaattgaaattcaactaaaaaatgaaaaataaataatagtttaaaaaaactaacaaaatacgcgtttatagaaaatccaactaaaaatagaaaataaattttaataaatttgaattaaaaatgtgtaagaaatttttttttcaaatttcttaaaatttatttattaaaaatgtgtaagaaattttttttttcaaatttcttaaaatttattttctattttttagttgaactttctataaaaacgtattttgttagtttctttaaactattatttttaaattaaagtttaagACCAGGTAGAAAACGTAAATCCAAGACGCCTATGATAATAGCAAACATTCATTGGCTCAATTTACAAATGATTTATTTACAGATAATAACATCCATATGGCTAACAAATGTCACACGCATCATATCACCTTGTTGTCAAAGCCAAGTTTTAACTATGTAGAGGgatcttaattttaatatgcATAATATATTTGCAACAACATAAATCAATCCGTAACGATTAGAGTAGTAGTTAGTGAATTAGTAGAGCAAACAGAATGTTTTTAGAAGACTGTTTCCCTACGTCGtgtacgcaataaataaataaatatgtcgaAGTCAAACAGTCGATATATCAATaagaaatttctaaaaaaatgttttacaataaatttctgATAAGCATTCTTCCAAGACAACATAATGTCTTTTTGTTGGATAATGGAGATTCTACTGTGAATTGTCCACCTACGCCACATAAGATTAACTGACTATTAAAAAGATTTGTTACCAATCTATTAATTGATTGGAACACATATATTACCGGTTCGGAAAACACAGCGACCTCAGCCTTGAGCGATCGTGTAAAATGTAATACTTTGGGCAACGCCAAGCTAGTCTAAATCTGGATTGAATTCATTGGCACACAATAACACTTTAATTTCAGTTGTTCAAATCTTGCCACAGCGATATATCGCTACAGACATCCCTCCCCTTTTAGTTGAGTTCAATCAAAAAACCCTAAACATTCCTTTAGTTAAGTGCTGATATATTACAATGGGACTTATGGTATCTATCGTGATCACCTACGCCGGTGTCCATGAAGCTGTTGAATGTGTTAGACACATCCTAAGCGGTACCATACCTGACAATCAACCAGGCTTCGAAGATCTTGTTGAGCACTACACAGATCTCCTCAGAAAATCCGCTAAAACGTCAAACAGCTGGATCGATTACGGCCAAGGATACATATGTTTGACGGAAGATAAGAAAGGAAGACTCCAATCCGCCGAAGTAAAGTACTATAATGAAAAATCCGATTCTACTCCCCTGTTATTTTCTACGAGAATCTCTAGCTTTGGTCAAGAATCAGTCGAAGACCACACGATTCCAAATGGCGATTTCAAACCTGAAAGGTATTCGCCAACTAGAACGAAAACTATCCTATCTAATAGCTCGGAATCTATCAACGTTGGACAAAGCAGACGATCGCCAACTCCTATCAACTTGAATCATGTTACCGACGAAGAAACTACCAAGGATAAAATGACCTGGGAGTACAGTCCCCAGAGTCCGCCTCCGACACCAGAGATCCATTTTCAATCATATGACGACGACAACGGCGGGGTGTACAACGAAGATTTTCTCAGGTTAATATCCGATGAGTTCGCCACACACTTGTCACGCGCTTGTAGTGCTGTAGCCACATTGTACACATCCATCGAGCCATGCACGTTCTCAGAGAGCCATCACTCACTGTATTATGTTCATGTTTTGTTTAAGATCACTTGACGGAATTAAGTATCGACCTTTGCAACGACACGACCCAAGCGGGAGACGCAGGAGTTTCAAAAAGCGAAGGTCGTCTTCGTCGACATCGTCGAAAGATTCTCGTGCGTCCCGCGAGGAAGAACTAAACATGTTCACGTCGCTCGAAGAGGCGGAGTTCGGACGGATGAACAAAGAAGATAAGGTCGGCGCGTTCGGAAGCGCTCCTAATTTATCAGCGCGTTCTCATTCCAGAAGTCATTCGAGAGAAAGAAGAAACGAAAGCACGAACGTAGAAGCCTCAGTCGAGACTGCTGCAGATGATAACGAAGTTAAAGCTTTAGAACACCAAAAACTTGAAGCTTTTGAGGAAGAGCCCAAGGAATGTAAAGAGGTAATCGAGGAGGAGGAAGAGGAGATAGACTTCTGGGGTAGTATGGGAGATTAGTCGCGCATGAACGGTGACCGCACTCGATGGCTTTTTTCTATGCATGACTGagaattaaaatgttattgacTCGTTTGAGTTTTCTTTATCCCTTAGATGACTAAGGATGTATTCCTATATGACAGGAAATGCGCCGAATTACATTGTGATTAGGCTTTAATATGTTTGGCTTAACTAGAATTTATTTCAGATAACTTTAAATTCACCCTACACTACACTTAGATGGTCATCACCTTGGACAGGAATGCATCCCAATGCCATTCATATCATTATGTCCAAAATACCCAGTAACTTCATACATGATTTCGTGAACAGATTTTAATGTCGTAAATTGAACTAAAAGTCCAGATACTGCTGAGAATATCTAtaattaataggtgaagcaaaaactttgtaccccttttttacgaaaattgcgtgggcggatgagtatgaaatttcccaaacttatagagaatacagagaaggagtgcagaatgataatttcttttaaatgtacattaaaatacactaaatcaataaaataaaaattacaaacactACCATggatttgacacacacacacacacacacgcttgcatactatttgtttattatcaaactcttcttattgcttatagtctgtggtcaaattgagaatagactaaatattgtttatctttattaatatttgtcagtgtacgtagtcttggcgaaatctgtgtaTACTGAAGTTTATTAGTCTTGGTAAATATAATCAtgatagtgtaaaaacttataatttagattaattaaagtcgaattttgactacctGAGGACCACTATAACACGATAACTACAATATGATTTTCGTCTTCCCGGTTAAAATATGTATGGCCTAATGACATCGAGTTTGAGGTGAAGCACAAAAGATTGATTTATGACGATATCACAGATCAAAACGGTTGCGTAACCTACCGAAATACATGACACTAGTGTATTATACAGACCTCGACACAGATACGTCAAGTTGACGTGTCGCGCCAGCCGGCGTGTGTCGCGATGCACCTATACAGTGTCAAAGGGATTATGGTCTGAATAAACAGAAGACACATGTATAAATACATCAACACGTGACGTTTCTTATAACAAATATGAAGCCGTTGATTCCAATCCAGGAATGCATTTTCATCTTATACAATGAAATTTTTTTCACAACCTGCATAAATGGATAAATGGGCTCACGTGTAAGTGTCTAGGTTAATTGGTTGCTGGAGATCATTCGCTGTAGAGAAACATGACATTGAGACATGCGGTTAAAATATAAGTTacactaatataaaataataagaagaGAATAAAACTATAGATACAGCTTTGCTTGCGTTGCCTGTGGAATTGTGATATTAATTGTTATGAACTTAACGGTTGATAGTATTTTCAAGAATCaggagatctttttttttattgtttagatggttggacgagctcacagcccacctggtgttaagtggttactgaatcccataaatatctacaacgtaatgcgccacccaccttgagatataagttctaag
Encoded here:
- the LOC134200940 gene encoding uncharacterized protein LOC134200940, which gives rise to MGLMVSIVITYAGVHEAVECVRHILSGTIPDNQPGFEDLVEHYTDLLRKSAKTSNSWIDYGQGYICLTEDKKGRLQSAEVKYYNEKSDSTPLLFSTRISSFGQESVEDHTIPNGDFKPERYSPTRTKTILSNSSESINVGQSRRSPTPINLNHVTDEETTKDKMTWEYSPQSPPPTPEIHFQSYDDDNGGVYNEDFLRSLDGIKYRPLQRHDPSGRRRSFKKRRSSSSTSSKDSRASREEELNMFTSLEEAEFGRMNKEDKVGAFGSAPNLSARSHSRSHSRERRNESTNVEASVETAADDNEVKALEHQKLEAFEEEPKECKEVIEEEEEEIDFWGSMGD